One segment of Paenibacillus rhizovicinus DNA contains the following:
- a CDS encoding GNAT family N-acetyltransferase, which translates to MHIREARKQDAAGIANVHVASWQTTYRGLMAESYLANLSVEGRLRSWLWTFDNLKKDEIIYVAETGEGKIVGFSSGGRSRHDDSRYEGELYAIYLLQDFQGMGLGKRLFQQVSSSLKASGCSSMMLWVLRDNPAAAFYAAMGGRVFDRKTETIGESDLEELAVGWERM; encoded by the coding sequence ATGCATATCAGGGAAGCCAGGAAACAAGATGCCGCAGGTATCGCAAACGTTCACGTGGCGAGCTGGCAGACGACGTATCGCGGGTTGATGGCCGAATCGTATCTGGCCAATCTTTCCGTCGAGGGTCGGCTTCGGAGCTGGCTCTGGACGTTCGACAACTTGAAGAAGGACGAGATCATCTATGTAGCGGAAACCGGCGAGGGGAAGATCGTCGGTTTCTCCAGCGGCGGCCGAAGCCGTCATGACGACAGCCGTTACGAAGGCGAGCTGTACGCGATTTATTTATTGCAGGACTTCCAGGGGATGGGGCTAGGGAAGCGGCTTTTTCAACAAGTCTCATCGTCCTTGAAGGCAAGCGGCTGTTCGTCGATGATGTTATGGGTGCTTCGGGATAATCCGGCCGCGGCCTTCTACGCAGCTATGGGCGGCCGCGTATTCGATCGGAAAACGGAGACGATCGGCGAGAGCGATCTGGAAGAGCTGGCTGTCGGGTGGGAGCGGATGTAA
- a CDS encoding carbohydrate ABC transporter permease translates to MIRRIRLFSIEAGAVLASVVIFWIPLYFVLVNAMKDEKGASLRSMSWPAANRLWSNVKEVIRARDHMLLHAFVNSATLTVLSIAVLLIVCSMAGFVMQRRSDRFTPWISFFVLAGLIIPPAIVPTIWVLEKLHLFKTMLGLIMVEVALAFPFGVLLYRGFMGAIPREIDEASVVDGCGGLRLFFQIIFPLLKPVNATIIVTSSVAIFNDFTNPLYFFPGSKNATVQLTLYNFMSQFISQYNLLYTNILLITIPPLVLFIVFNKKIVSGITAGAVKG, encoded by the coding sequence ATGATCCGCCGCATCCGTCTATTCAGCATAGAAGCAGGAGCGGTGCTCGCTTCGGTCGTTATTTTCTGGATTCCGCTCTATTTCGTCCTGGTCAACGCCATGAAGGATGAGAAAGGCGCATCCCTGCGCAGCATGTCGTGGCCGGCCGCGAACCGGCTGTGGAGCAACGTCAAAGAGGTCATCCGGGCCCGTGATCACATGCTGCTTCACGCCTTCGTCAACAGCGCGACGCTGACCGTATTGTCGATCGCCGTTCTGCTGATCGTGTGTTCCATGGCCGGCTTCGTCATGCAGAGACGCTCCGATCGGTTTACGCCGTGGATCAGCTTCTTCGTGCTCGCGGGTTTGATTATTCCTCCGGCGATCGTGCCTACGATCTGGGTGCTGGAGAAGCTGCATTTGTTCAAAACGATGCTGGGACTCATTATGGTAGAAGTTGCCCTGGCGTTTCCGTTCGGCGTCTTGCTGTACCGCGGCTTCATGGGGGCGATTCCGAGAGAGATCGATGAAGCGTCCGTGGTCGACGGCTGCGGCGGGCTGCGGTTGTTTTTCCAAATTATTTTCCCTTTGCTGAAGCCCGTGAACGCGACGATCATCGTCACTTCATCGGTAGCGATCTTCAACGATTTCACCAATCCGCTCTACTTCTTCCCGGGCTCCAAGAACGCGACGGTGCAGCTCACGCTCTACAACTTCATGAGCCAGTTCATCTCGCAATACAATTTGCTCTATACGAACATCCTGCTGATCACGATTCCTCCGCTCGTGCTGTTCATCGTCTTCAACAAGAAGATCGTGTCAGGAATAACGGCGGGAGCCGTGAAGGGATAA